The following proteins are encoded in a genomic region of Ornithodoros turicata isolate Travis chromosome 6, ASM3712646v1, whole genome shotgun sequence:
- the LOC135396416 gene encoding probable E3 ubiquitin-protein ligase makorin-1 isoform X2: MAEGGSESVLCRYFLSGACRDGAGCHFSHDRSLGVVDNVCRYYLKGECFYGNRCRYDHIRTGRNNLHNRGGRGNSRNQGGHRNHGNQQGCHRRENCATQPSTASGSRGNAVPAGSSAKSYASMVRPQQEVAEPTEFPPLCPYESASGCPFGDKCTYLHGEMCDLCQKPCLHPTSEAQRKKHREECLEKHERDMELSFAVQRSATKSCGICMDVVMEKEPPPERRFGILEKCSHVFCLSCIRKWRGTRQFETKTVRACPECRVPSDFVTPSSFWVDMGEEKDKLIADYKKALSAKPCRYFKEGRGECPFAGACFYRHAYPDGSKAILPPPRPRRRQNQEGELEIMERLVLWDFFDFHDDHDFLSPFSLEDVLEIITETEDDSDSDWSDIDIFLN; the protein is encoded by the exons ATGGCGGAGGGTGGTTCGGAAAGTGTTTTGTGTAG ATATTTCTTGAGTGGAGCTTGTAGAGATGGTGCAGGGTGCCACTTCTCTCATGACCGCTCTCTTGGTGTGGTTGACAATGTTTGCCGATACTACCTGAAAGGCGAATGCTTCTACGGTAACCGGTGTCG GTACGATCACATCAGGACGGGCCGCAATAACCTTCACAATCGTGGGGGTCGTGGGAACAGCAGAAATCAGGGAGGTCACCGTAATCATGGTAATCAGCAGGGTTGCCACAGAAGAGAAAACTGCGCTACTCAACCGAGCACGGCCAGTGGCAGTCGAGGGAACGCAG TTCCAGCTGGTTCCTCTGCTAAGTCATATGCTTCCATGGTGCGACCTCAGCAGGAAGTAGCTGAGCCGACAGAGTTTCCTCCGCTGTGCCCGTACGAGTCGGCGAGTGGTTGTCCATTTGGGGACAAGTGTACCTACCTCCACGGTGAGATGTGTGACCTGTGTCAGAAGCCCTGCCTCCACCCAACTAGTGAAGCACAACGGAAGAAGCACAGAgag GAATGTCTGGAGAAGCATGAGCGGGACATGGAGTTGTCATTTGCGGTGCAGCGTAGTGCCACAAAGAGTTGTGGCATTTGTATGGATGTAGTGATGGAGAAAGAACCACCCCCGGAACGGCGTTTTGGCATTTTGGAGAAGTGCAGCCACGTTTTCTGCCTCAGCTGCATACGCAAGTGGAGGGGTACTCGGCAATTCGAGACCAAGACAGTCAG GGCATGCCCAGAGTGCCGTGTTCCTTCAGACTTTGTTACACCAAGTAGTTTCTGGGTGGACATGGGAGAAGAGAAGGACAAGCTTATAGCAGACTATAAGAAGGCGCTCAG TGCAAAGCCTTGTCGTTACTTCAAAGAGGGCCGAGGGGAATGTCCCTTTGCGGGGGCCTGCTTTTATAGGCACGCCTATCCAGATGGAAGCAAGGCTATCCTCCCGCCACCTCGGCCGCGTCGTCGCCAGAATCAGGAAGGCGAGCTGGAGATAATGGAG AGGCTTGTCTTGTGGGACTTCTTCGACTTCCACGATGACCATGACTTCCTCTCTCCATTCAGCTTGGAAGATGTACTTGAAATCATCACAGAGACAGAAGATGACTCTGATTCAGACTGGAGCGACATAGATATTTTCCTAAATTGA
- the LOC135396414 gene encoding CCA tRNA nucleotidyltransferase 1, mitochondrial-like, producing the protein MLFNQRQAFRNITHVFVRFFFNSNKPQLCCKKLPNTMKLDTPQFRALFSPEVKELVEIFKRHGHELRIAGGAVRDLLMHKQPQDLDFATTATPTQMKEMFDNESVRMINTKGEKHGTITARINDKANFEVTTLRIDVVTDGRHAEVEFTTDWETDANRRDLTINALFLGLDGTVYDYFHGIEDLEKRRVAFVGDPAQRIREDYLRILRYFRFYGRIAVEPDSHDPGILTAIRENVGGLAGISGERLWTELKKILAGNYSKELVGRIIDLGIAPFLGLPDSPDWNQFEKVCRRSHGLALQPVPLLTALLKDESEVMKLHSRLKFSSYERDLALFIVQHRENKEDASLKPYQRLLFVTKGKTGDVQEWICELLKYGGHRELLESFRCWDMPKFPVNGTMLLERGMRSGPKFAAVLGKLKELWFDSDFSLTTEELLAKLPDVLRDAKVGKNG; encoded by the coding sequence ATGCTGTTCAATCAACGACAGGCATTTCGTAACATCACGCACGTGTTCGTAAGGTTTTTCTTTAACTCAAACAAACCGCAGCTCTGCTGCAAGAAGTTGCCCAATACCATGAAGCTGGACACCCCGCAGTTTAGGGCGCTTTTTAGCCCCGAAGTAAAGGAACTGGTGGAAATCTTCAAACGTCACGGACACGAACTTCGTATAGCTGGAGGTGCAGTGCGAGATCTCCTGATGCACAAACAACCTCAAGATCTTGATTTTGCAACGACAGCAACACCAACACAGATGAAAGAAATGTTTGACAACGAAAGCGTACGCATGATCAACACCAAAGGTGAAAAGCACGGCACGATAACTGCTCGTATCAACGACAAGGCCAACTTCGAAGTAACTACCCTGCGCATCGACGTTGTAACAGACGGGCGGCACGCGGAGGTTGAGTTTACAACCGACTGGGAAACCGATGCCAACCGCCGTGACCTAACTATAAATGCCCTGTTTCTCGGTTTGGATGGCACTGTGTATGATTATTTTCACGGCATCGAAGACCTCGAAAAAAGACGGGTGGCATTCGTGGGTGATCCCGCTCAAAGAATTCGCGAAGACTACCTGAGAATCTTGCGTTACTTCCGTTTCTACGGACGAATAGCTGTGGAACCAGACTCTCATGACCCTGGCATTCTGACGGCAATACGGGAAAACGTTGGTGGCCTTGCGGGAATCTCTGGGGAAAGGCTGTGGACGGAACTGAAAAAAATTCTTGCCGGAAACTACAGCAAAGAGCTCGTGGGACGTATAATTGACCTGGGCATCGCACCATTTTTAGGATTGCCAGATTCTCCCGACTGGAATCAGTTCGAGAAAGTCTGCAGACGTTCGCACGGCCTCGCCTTGCAGCCTGTACCACTGCTGACAGCATTATTAAAAGATGAAAGTGAGGTCATGAAACTTCATTCCAGGCTCAAATTTTCATCTTACGAGAGGGATTTGGCACTATTTATAGTTCAGCATCGTGAAAACAAAGAGGACGCTTCTCTGAAGCCCTACCAACGTCTACTGTTTGTGACAAAAGGGAAAACTGGAGATGTTCAAGAGTGGATCTGCGAGTTGCTAAAGTATGGCGGCCACAGGGAGCTCTTGGAATCATTTCGGTGCTGGGACATGCCAAAATTCCCTGTCAATGGTACCATGCTCCTGGAAAGGGGCATGCGAAGTGGCCCAAAGTTTGCAGCAGTGCTGGGAAAACTTAAAGAGTTGTGGTTCGACAGCGATTTTAGTTTAACGACTGAAGAATTGCTAGCAAAGTTGCCGGATGTATTGAGGGATGCTAAAGTGGGAAAGAATGGTTGA
- the LOC135396416 gene encoding probable E3 ubiquitin-protein ligase makorin-1 isoform X1 has protein sequence MAEGGSESVLCRYFLSGACRDGAGCHFSHDRSLGVVDNVCRYYLKGECFYGNRCRYDHIRTGRNNLHNRGGRGNSRNQGGHRNHGNQQGCHRRENCATQPSTASGSRGNAGWMTLLRKSSPSVERGVGEDPVSENGSYSANWVNAPEFVPRIPAGSSAKSYASMVRPQQEVAEPTEFPPLCPYESASGCPFGDKCTYLHGEMCDLCQKPCLHPTSEAQRKKHREECLEKHERDMELSFAVQRSATKSCGICMDVVMEKEPPPERRFGILEKCSHVFCLSCIRKWRGTRQFETKTVRACPECRVPSDFVTPSSFWVDMGEEKDKLIADYKKALSAKPCRYFKEGRGECPFAGACFYRHAYPDGSKAILPPPRPRRRQNQEGELEIMERLVLWDFFDFHDDHDFLSPFSLEDVLEIITETEDDSDSDWSDIDIFLN, from the exons ATGGCGGAGGGTGGTTCGGAAAGTGTTTTGTGTAG ATATTTCTTGAGTGGAGCTTGTAGAGATGGTGCAGGGTGCCACTTCTCTCATGACCGCTCTCTTGGTGTGGTTGACAATGTTTGCCGATACTACCTGAAAGGCGAATGCTTCTACGGTAACCGGTGTCG GTACGATCACATCAGGACGGGCCGCAATAACCTTCACAATCGTGGGGGTCGTGGGAACAGCAGAAATCAGGGAGGTCACCGTAATCATGGTAATCAGCAGGGTTGCCACAGAAGAGAAAACTGCGCTACTCAACCGAGCACGGCCAGTGGCAGTCGAGGGAACGCAG GCTGGATGACCTTGCTTAGAAAGAGCAGTCCCTCTGTGGAGCGTGGTGTCGGAGAGGACCCTGTGTCTGAGAACGGCTCCTACTCTGCCAATTGGGTCAACGCACCCGAATTTGTGCCCCGGA TTCCAGCTGGTTCCTCTGCTAAGTCATATGCTTCCATGGTGCGACCTCAGCAGGAAGTAGCTGAGCCGACAGAGTTTCCTCCGCTGTGCCCGTACGAGTCGGCGAGTGGTTGTCCATTTGGGGACAAGTGTACCTACCTCCACGGTGAGATGTGTGACCTGTGTCAGAAGCCCTGCCTCCACCCAACTAGTGAAGCACAACGGAAGAAGCACAGAgag GAATGTCTGGAGAAGCATGAGCGGGACATGGAGTTGTCATTTGCGGTGCAGCGTAGTGCCACAAAGAGTTGTGGCATTTGTATGGATGTAGTGATGGAGAAAGAACCACCCCCGGAACGGCGTTTTGGCATTTTGGAGAAGTGCAGCCACGTTTTCTGCCTCAGCTGCATACGCAAGTGGAGGGGTACTCGGCAATTCGAGACCAAGACAGTCAG GGCATGCCCAGAGTGCCGTGTTCCTTCAGACTTTGTTACACCAAGTAGTTTCTGGGTGGACATGGGAGAAGAGAAGGACAAGCTTATAGCAGACTATAAGAAGGCGCTCAG TGCAAAGCCTTGTCGTTACTTCAAAGAGGGCCGAGGGGAATGTCCCTTTGCGGGGGCCTGCTTTTATAGGCACGCCTATCCAGATGGAAGCAAGGCTATCCTCCCGCCACCTCGGCCGCGTCGTCGCCAGAATCAGGAAGGCGAGCTGGAGATAATGGAG AGGCTTGTCTTGTGGGACTTCTTCGACTTCCACGATGACCATGACTTCCTCTCTCCATTCAGCTTGGAAGATGTACTTGAAATCATCACAGAGACAGAAGATGACTCTGATTCAGACTGGAGCGACATAGATATTTTCCTAAATTGA